The Camelus bactrianus isolate YW-2024 breed Bactrian camel chromosome 12, ASM4877302v1, whole genome shotgun sequence genome includes a window with the following:
- the RXYLT1 gene encoding ribitol-5-phosphate xylosyltransferase 1 — protein sequence MRLTRKRLCSFLIALYCLFSLYAAYHVFFGRRRRAPAASLRALRKGAVPSRERRGHREQSTLRSEEWNPWEADEKSEQQHRLKSSLQILNKSTKGKTDLHVQIWGKAAIGLYLWEHIFEGLLEPTDVTAQWREGNSVVGRTHYSFITGPAVVPGYFSVDVNNVVLILNGREKAKVFYATKWLLYAQNLVQTQKLQHLAVVLLGNEHCNNEWINQFLKRNGGFVELLFIVYDSPWINDMDIFQWPLGVATYRNFPVVEASWSMVYNERPYLCNFLGTVYENSSRQALMNILKQNGNDKLCWVSSRERWQPQETNESLKNYQDALLQSDLTLCPAGVNTECYRIYEACSCGSIPVVEDVMTAGSCGNTSAHHSAPLQLLKSMNAPFIFIKNWKELPAILEKEKTVSLSEKIQRRKRLLHWYQYFKTELKMRFTNILESSFLSNNKGSL from the exons ATGCGGCTGACGCGGAAGCGTCTCTGCTCGTTTCTCATCGCCTTGTACTGCCTGTTCTCCCTCTACGCCGCCTACCACGTCTTCTTCGGGCGCCGCCGCCGGGCGCCGGCCGCGTCTTTACGGGCCCTCCGGAAGGGGGCCGTCCCGTCGCGGGAGAGGCGCGGACACCGAG AACAGTCTACTTTGAGAAGTGAAGAATGGAATCCTTGGGAAGCAGATGAAAAAAGTGAGCAACAACACAGACTTAAAAGCAGCCTTCAGATATTAAATAAGTCCACCAAAGGGAAAACAGACCTCCATGTACAAATCTGGGGCAAAGCTGCGATTG GTTTGTATCTGTGGGAGCATATTTTTGAAGGCTTACTCGAACCCACAGATGTGACTGCTCAGTGGAGAGAAGGAAATTCAGTTGTAGGAAGAACACATTACAG cttCATCACTGGTCCAGCTGTGGTCCCCGGGTACTTCTCTGTTGATGTGAATAATGTGGTACTCATtttaaatggaagagaaaaagcaaaggtCTTTTATGCCACCAAGTGGTTACTTTATGCACAAAATTTAGTGCAAACTCAAAAACTCCAGCATCTTGCTGTTGTTTTGCTTGGAAACGAACATTGtaataatgaatggataaaccagtTCCTTAAAAGGAATGGAGGCTTTGTGGAGCTGCTTTTTATAGTATACGACAGCCCCTGGATTAACGACATGGATATTTTTCAGTGGCCTTTAGGAGTAGCAAC GTATAGAAATTTTCCAGTGGTGGAAGCGAGTTGGTCAATGGTGTATAATGAAAGGCCATACTTGTGTAATTTCTTAGGAACTGTTTATGAAAATTCATCCAGGCAAGCACTAATGaacattttgaaacaaaatgGAAACGATAAGCTTTGTTGGGTTTCATCAAGAGAACG GTGGCAGCCTCAAGAAACAAATGAAAGCCTTAAGAATTATCAAGATGCTTTGCTTCAGAGCGACCTCACATTGTGCCCAGCAGGAGTGAACACAGAGTGTTACAGAATATACGAGGCTTGCTCCTGCGGTTCCATTCCTGTGGTGGAAGATGTCATGACAGCTGGCAGCTGTGGAAACACGTCTGCTCACCACAGTGCTCCTCTGCAGTTACTCAAGTCCATGAACGCACCCTTTATCTTTATTAAAAACTGGAAGGAACTTCCTGCtattttagaaaaagagaaaactgtaaGTTTATCAGAAAAgattcaaagaaggaaaaggttACTTCATTGGTATCAGTACTTCAAAACAGAGCTAAAAATGAGATTTACTAATATTTTAGAAAGTTCATTTTTAAGTAACAATAAAGGTTCACTGTAA